GCTAAGCTAGTTAAAAAGAAATCTAATGACTGCAATGTGCAGCTTTTAGTCTTTACAATTCAGCCAAGTACAGCAAACAAACGGAAAAGACAGTGGGACAGCTCGACAGCAAAAACAGAAGACCAGAAGAATTAAGGACcgtataattcttttttttttttttaatcctggttTAAATTTAGAGTTGAGCAATTGAACATTGCAAAAGGCATTCTACAGCAACCCACGTCGGCAACCAAGGGCAATCACTGGGAGTACTTCTGGCACTACTCTTTGGAGCAGAGAGGATTCTTGCACCTGCGTAGTCTATTGGGCCTCACCTCTACAACAACATTGTTTAATGCTGCTGTTTCTGGATTTACTAGGAACCATTTTGCCAGATTGTTTGAATattcatttactgtacagtaagatGAGGCTACATAATGCTTAGGGATAGATGATTAACAATAGAACTGTTTGGACTTCACAAAACTACAGAGGTAGGTGCCTGAAAAGTGTTCCCATCCCCTTCCACTAATTCAAGCCTTTTTCTCACTCACTCTTGCTCAGATCGGCACCTTCCTGCACTGTAGATGGAAAAAATAATCAGAGTCTTACTTAAACCGGGGTAGGGCCAGTTCTCCATTCCGTGCCAAATCCCAGACGATGTTGAATTATGAATGTGCCACATCATGAATCTCTTGTGGCAGGTAACTGTGCACCGTACCTGGAATGCCTCCCTGCTTTTTGTAGTCTACCTCATGGTACGAACGTGGAGTCTGTGTGCAGCTTCTGCCGGACCCCAGAGTTGCCCCTCAGTCTGTTCGTGCAGTAACCAGTTTAGTAAAGTGGTCTGCACACGCCGCAGTCTCAGGGAGGTCCCTCAAGGGATCCCCTCAAATACTCGGTACCTCAACCTGATGGAGAACAACATTCAAATGATCCAGGCGGACACTTTCCGGAACCTCCACCACCTGGAAGTGCTGCAGCTGGGGAGGAACTCCATTCGCCAGATAGAGGTTGGTGCTTTTAATGGTTTGACCAGTTTGAACACCCTGGAGCTGTTTGATAACCGCTTAACAGTTATTCCAAGTGGAGCATTTGAGTATTTGTCCAAACTGCGGGAGTTATGGCTTAGGAATAACCCCATTGAGAGCATACCCTCTTACGCTTTCAATCGGGTGCCATCTTTGATGCGTTTGGATTTGGGCGAGTTAAGAAAACTGGAGTATATATCAGAAGGTGCTTTTGAGGGGTTATACAACTTGAAATACCTTAATCTTGGAATGTGTAACATTAGAGAAATGCCAAACCTCAACCCATTAGTTGGGCTGGAGGAATTAGAGATGTCTGAAAATCTTTTTCCTGAAATCAAACCTGGATCTTTTCAGGGTCTTAAATCTCTGAAAAAACTCTGGATTATGAACTCACAAATCAACCTGATTGAACGGAATGCTTTTGATGACCTCACTGCACTGGTGGAATTGAACCTGGCCCATAATAACCTGACCTCTCTGCCACATGACCTTTTTTCACCCCTGAGATACCTGATAGAATTACATCTGCATCACAATCCGTGGAACTGTGACTGTGACATTGTTTGGCTTTCATGGTGGCTGCGTGAATACATCCCCACAAACTCAACATGCTGTGGCCGCTGCCACTCCCCACCCTACATGAGAGGCAAATACTTAGTGGAGGTTGAACGGAGCACTTTCCAGTGTTCGGCCCCCTTTATTGTAGACGCTCCTCGAGATTTAAACATCTCAGAAGAACGAGTGGCCGAGCTCAAGTGTCGCACGGCCTCCATGTCTTCTGTTAGGTGGTTGCTGCCAAATGGCACAATATTAAGTCATGGGTCAAATCACCCGCGAATATCAGTTCTAAATGATGGAACACTAAACTTCTCGCGTGTTTTGTTAAAGGATACTGGGATCTACACATGCATGGTCACCAATGTGGCGGGAAATTCAAATGCCTCGTCCTATCTCAACGTCAGCACTGCTGAGCTGAACACGTCCAATTTGAGCTACTTCACGACTGTCACAGTGGAAATTGTAGAACCAACATCGGAGGACATTCCGCCGAAGATCAAGGCAGTTACAACGCCTTCTACGGAATACAAACCAGCATTTATATCCACTCCTACTGTTCTGCTCCAGAACACCAAGACGCCAAAACAGGTGTCAGTCCTCACTTCGAACGGCACAGAAAGACCACCTGCTAGCTTGGATGAGGTCATGAAGACCACCAAAATCATCATTGGCTGCTTTGTGGCAGTCACCCTTCTGGCCGCTGTTATGTTAATAGTATTTTACAAACTGCGCAAGCGACACCAGCTGAGGAGCACAGTCGCTGCTGCCAGGACTATAGAGATTATCCAAGTGGACGAGGATGTTCCCACAGCAGCATCAGCCACCGGTATACCGGGAGAAGGGCCGGTTGTATTACCCACCATCCATGACCACATGAACTACAACACCTACAAACCAGCACATGGGGTTCACTGGACAGAGAACAGCATTGGCAACTCTCTTCACACCACGGCCAGCACCATCACCACTATTCATGAGCCCTATATAATACAAACTCACACCAAGGAGAAGGTACAGGAGACACAGATTTAACATTACCCCTACCCTTTCCCAATTATAAAATGCAACAGAGTGCacaaaaaaaagcagcaactTTTTTGTACAGAGTGCAAAATtaaaactgtgtatatatatatatatatatatatatatatatatatatatatatatagagctacATATAACTTGTACTATGATTATACTATGATAAAGAAAAGCGACAGAGATTATATAATAAATTTAAACTATTTTCTAACTTGTAacttctatttaaaaagaaagaaaagcgaACAAGCTGTTAAGATATGACAGACATAAGGGTGGACCTGTTTAAAAGGGCATTCTGTAATTTTTAGATGAAGCTATATAGGATGCAGTGAATACTCATTTATACCGAGAAGTCTTTCTAAAACGCCCAGAATCAATATTTACAGGTTTACCTTGTAAAAGCACCAATAATTTGTACTGTGCAAAATGTTAAAACGCAATAAAGGAATTTTTTTGGGAAAAAAGAAACGCATTTTTAGATCCATTTTTGTAGTGTAAAAAATAAGCAAGTAAGTCCAGAGAGATTGGTTTAGCTATCAGCCAAACGGTTTCGGACTGCACTATATTTCTGCAGCTATGACTTAACTCTCCAATTGCTGGGTATGttaaacactaaaaaaaagaGGCGAGGTCAGGTTTACTTTTgtcaaaaagtaaaacaaaactataatatTCTAGTTAATTAACACTTTAGTACAGTGTGATTTCTAAAGCAAATTGATTGTGGTTTAGCTTCATGATCTAGGATTAATAGTaacaagaaaagaagaaaaaaagtcttGATCATGCAATGCTGGCATTCATTGAATTAGGACCATACAGAACCTTAAAAAAAGACTGGAGCCATTTAATTATTGGGTGAAAATGACTGCATTGGAAAAGTGATGTCAAACAAAGGAAAGTACAGTATATCATTCTAGCAGcttttttcataaaaacaataattatgttCTGCAGAAGAATTACTGATGTTGTGTCAGTCCATTAAGGTGATCATGTTTCTAATTGTTTAAGGCTGTGAAAAatccataaataacattttaaaagatggcTGGCTGGTCAGCATTATTGGGATATTGCCTCTGATTGAGTCACTgtaaataaatgagaaaaaatgaataaaatgagaACAAGAATGTTCAAGttgtactaaataaaataaaatgttcaaatttAGGGCAGTTTTACTCAAGGCAATAacactaaattatatatatatatatatatatatgagcattaTTGAGCATATTATATGAGCAAATTAGCAATGGTACTTTTGAGATATGAATGCAAGTGTTAAATATTACTACTCTtatgtttttggtattttatattcaattcaatatttatatttatacaattataaaTGACACTCAATACAAATAAGCATTTTCCAAAAAGAGTGTTTTTCTTCAACCAAAAGCAGAATTAGATATTTCTGTAACAGCAATTCAGCTAAATTAAATCtgagcatgtgtttgtgtgtgtgtctgtgtgtgggtgtgtcccaattcaatgtaaaacaaaaaaaatgtattctttttcatAGTTtagagtttttttcttttcttactttTCTATAGTGCTGCAGacagggattaaaaaaataatggtcACTGAGTTAGCCAACTAGCACCAGATCAACATTGTTGTTCTGACAGATTAATTTTAGCTAGGGGCACTTCAAACATGTATCCATCAGaggctttttttattgtaataccttcctaaaatgcatacataaaaaaaaaaaaaaaaacagaagaagaaTTTTATACTGAAAAACAGTTTCTTCACATTTGAGACAAAAGTACTAGAATAGACTGCGAAGCAGAACTATTGGCTGTTTAATTTGGAAGTTTTGTCAATGTATGGTCATAATGCTGTTCTATGGGAATCAGTCTAAGAACAGATCCAATCATCAATGGCACTTAGAAACTGTTTGTCTGGAGGAGGGgggaacaacaacaacacactgcTATGCAAGAAGCACCAAAATAGCAAAGCCAAAATAAGTCAACGGAAGAGCATCCATTTGCAACTCCCAGTGTAGCCAAAGCAACTCAAAAGGGGTAACACAGTGAAGGTATTCTACTGTAATCTCATTTATGTGATTCATGAACTGTTACATAACTCTTTAAACCTCGAGGCAAAGCAAATTATGTGTTACAGTCAAGATATGTGGATTCAAAACTCAGGGATCCGTATAGGATTAagaacaaattattaaaaaaaagggagggaaggcaaaatagcttttttttgtttgttttataaaagcaagGAAATCaggaaattgcatttttaaaagatcCACAGAGATATAGGTATTTCTCTTCAGCCAGTAAGATAATACTACATATCTATTATATAAGCTCTGCTGTAGATATACATTTAAGACTAAATATCCATGAAACATTCCTcatgttgtctgtttgtttatgatttacACAGGCCGATATGTCCAACAtcttacagtattaaaaaattcTATTTTCTTGACATAGTTGTGATGGGTTAGCGATTTGGAGCCTTTACCAATTGATatacacaaagcaaataaaagccTGACAGTGCCCTAGCCAGACCTTCAAGATTTTTTATCACTTAATGAAGTTTTCACAGTGTTTTGCAGTGTTCCTCAGTTTCTCCCTGCTGATAGCAGGCTTTGTGCTCTGACACCTATTGTAAAATATGATCCACGGGTCTCTATTCTAAGCAATGGACTGCTGCTGACACGTCTTATTTTTGCTGATATTTCTCATGCTAGGTTTCAAATGCACTTctattatactattatatacaCCTCTCCATTAGTGAGGCTTTCTATATTCTACTTGAGGCTAAGGGCCCATGAACAAAGATAGTTTGGCAACGTTCATTGTCCTAATTCTGATACCATAAAGATAAAAACAGTTACAAGTACAAAAGGTCTTTATGAACAGCCACATTCTATAAATAGCTAGTTAGTGGGTGATCTAGCAAACTGTATAAGAAACTCAGATGAATGGTTTCGGCTAGTACTTTCTTCAGAGTACTGGATCGGGATAATGCACACATTCCTTACGGTTCAAAAacagtttgctaaaaaaaaaaaacttttttgttattgttttttattaaatctgcaaTGGCACAGGTCAGACGTGTTTtggatttttgtttctttcaaaatgaatGCCTCAGTGATAAGGCATACGCTTACTGGCAATGTCCACtgtagaaataaattaaataaaaaattagacTAACCAGATCACACTATAGTTGgtgcattcattttattaatcatCTTTAAATCAAGTGCAAGTAGGtctaatatttttataaaaaatattactgCACTTGATTTAAGGATGataaaaataagttattaaaatcaaaaacacattacTTTGAAGTATTTCTGCAATTGATTATTTCTGCATTTAAGATATCTGCAAAACATAAATAAGTTTTAGTTGTAGGCCTTTACTAATCCATATGAATCTGGAAGTAATAGGAATTATTGCAATACTTGCATTTTCAGCCTGAATTGTAAAATAGATATGGATACACtgtgataataatatatattatcttatactatatatatatttttattatatatatatatatatatatatatatatatatatatatatatatatatatacacacacacacacacacacacacacacacacacacccccggtcaaaagttttagaacacccccatttttccagtttttattgaaataagcagttcaagtccagtgaataacctgaaatggtacaaagatAAGCggtaaataatgtacatttcagagttatacaaaaaggcctttttccagggaacaagtaatgggttaacaacttacagctgttctgcagcaatggaagtaaattaagccttgaaatttgatgctaacaattcctacgggtgtcccaacttttgttgattacttagaaaccctctgtctgtataaaagcagtgttgggacagactgtgttactacaccctcttaagcattatttggacagtattgtactgcaggaagtagtatattgctatcataatgaaaTTGTGAAGAATGCCAAGGtatcagtgagtacagtttcctacaccatcaaaaggcacttaaagaggtctggcagacccaaagccacaacagaatcagaagacaagtttctgagagtcaacagcttgcgtaaTAGAcgactcacaggacaacagcttcaagcacagcttaacactggttgaagtaagcaagtctcagtttcaactgtgaagagaagacttcgagctgcaggtttgacaggtcggtCGATTGGCTGTAAttaagccattgctaagatggcaaaataagacagaaaggcttgcctgggccatgaagcaccgccagtggactactgaacactggaagaaggtcttacggaccgatgaatcaaaatttgaaatcttcagttcatcacgcagggtttttgtacgccgtcgtgtaggcgaaaggatggtttcttggtgtgtgacaccaactgtcaaacatggaggaggaagcgtgatggtctggggctcttttgctggatccagagtcggcgacttgcacaaaGTGAGtagcaccctgaaccaaaacggctaccacagcattttgcagcaccattcaataccctctggtatatgcctagttggtcaggggttcatcctacagcaagataatgacccaaaacatacctccgggctatgtcagaactacctttgaagaaaagaacaagacggtaggcttcaaatcatggaacagccagcacagtctccagacaaACCcaatcaagctggtttgggatgaactggacagaagggtgaaagcaaagcaacctacaagtgcaacacatttgtgggaacttctgcaactgtgttgggaagaactttccaaacaatatttgatttccattgtagaaagaatgccacaattgtgttcagctgttatatctgcaaaaggtggctactttgatgaatACTTTggaaatttagattaaattttgttgaACAAAACaatccatgatttcttttttttatgttttaatttcagaatacattgagacattaaacttcgtaaatttcaataaaaacaggaaaaatggaggtgttctaaaacatttgactggtagagtgtgtgtgtattatatatatatatatatatatatatatatatatatatatatatatatatatatatatatatatatatatatatatatatattttttttttttttttttttgttttttctgtgcaCAAGCTACTTGGACCTTTTGAGCATTTAATGTACCTTTTGTTGTCTGTCGAATTATGAACACTTTCTTGCATAACTTATTTCATGACAAAaatctgcccttttttttttttaaagcactagtAAGTACATAAAGACAAAATGCAAGACTCCGATACGGATGCAACAAGCTACAATGAGGAATAGCAGGGGCCCCAGGTTAGTTACCTCCTTGTGCCTCAGTTAAATCAACTGGATACAAAAGACACACTAACAATTGTTAAGTTGTACTACAGCACATAAAAATCGGAGAGTTTGAACATCTTGGTGACAAACCTTTGCTTTAAATTCACTAGGTTAGTTTACATTCACAATCAAAGAGCTCAGATATGCATGCATGAATAATGCAGCTTTCAGCAGGCCTATCGAAACACAAAGTTCTAATAGAAACAATTTGCTCTCCATTTTAATATTGCTAATTAGCTCAGATGAGGGAAATGTGCCGAATGACAGCCACGGTAGCACTGCTCATGGTGAAGAATGTTAAACAGAAGTGTCTGATTACTACTGAATCTGTAACAGTTCACCAATACTCAAACACTAAAAGGGTATCCTTGAATGAGATATATAGAATCACAATTCTACCAGAATTACATTGCTACATTTAAAGGAAAATATTACTATTTCACATGGAATGCTGATGTttatgtcaaaaaaataaataaatggctatTTTGGGgtgattacatttaaattaaaagggtttttatttatttatttttattttaaggagAATGTCTATAGAAGGTAAATGGTCaaggtttataaataaaatagttctcAATAGCCATTGCTTTACAATAAACTTTCCGTTGGGATCCTGCCCTGCATTGCTTCAATCGTATCAACATTTACTGCACGTTTAATGACAACAGGTCCCCTTTAGTTCCAAAAGGCACATTTTTGTGAATGTGCATCTGCAAACAAGTTATTTTAGCAGAAATCTGCAGTTTTGGATGGGTGGCCAAACAATTTATTTTGCTAAACTTAAAATAGGGGGAAGTAAATTAGGCAATTTCTTAAGAAGCCATTAGCAATAGGTCTCAATGTAGTACAAGCACATTGATTCATATTATAGTATTGCCAAGTCATTTCCGTCAGTGTGTAATTAATCTTAGGATTTCTTAAGTAAAAAATGGCAATGAAAAACTTGTAGTGTTAAGCTTATAACTGTAACCTATAAGCCAAACACTAGAACTATATTAGTAAGCataaaggtcctttcacaccaagTGCGTCAAGTCAAAGCATCAGGGTAATTCTCTTTTCAGAAATCTGTACATGTTATGGAATGTTTCAGGTACTGTGTGACTATGAggatcctctgtgtgtgtgcgtgcacacTACGGTTTAAcctgaatgactttttttttttttaattcttcaggTTTGAAATTCTACAAGCTCTAAACACTTCATAATAAATATGACTTATGGAAGTTTAAGGGAATGCTTTTAAGATTATGCAGTTTGTTTACACTTTAAAACTTAGATTCTggattttttaaacatgtattgaacaaaaaaaatgtattatgatgGCAGGTATCATGCAGTGAAAATtgctatccagcaggttttccttaGTGAGCTTCAATTcaatacacaaaacataaaatcTGCCAAGTAGATAAAATGTTACTAAATCGTTTCACAATAGGTTCTCTCATTTAACTATATTGGTAATTAACCCTTTCCTCTAGCATATGGAATCCCCCCCACAGATATTTCCTAAAATAATGGATTACATTCCAGTTCTAATGATTATAAATAGTCAAGGAGACATACATCAATTCAACCCCCAAATTAAACTGTAGATTAGTTTAATGGCTTATTGTTGACTTAAACCCAATTCAAATGAatattaatttaatgtatttgtggTTCAGTGAAGACACCAGACCCTAAACCAGATGGCCACAGTTTAAATTCACATACGGATAACCTAGAAATAAATGCTACAACAAAATCACTTTGCGTGAAGAGCGAGGTGTTGTGCTATTGAAGGCATACTCTCAAAACGAGAAATAGACATTGGTCAATTAAAATGGCTTTCCATGATATGGAAACAGATTATCTACAGACATGTTTAATATCCCTTAGTGCTCCatctatagtaatatatatatatatatatatatatatatatatatatatatatatatatatatatatatatatatacacacacacacacacacacacacacatatatatatatatatatatatatatatatatatatatatatatatataaagcacccGAGTCAGTGCTGAGAATCAATGTACTTACACATGAAGTATAGAGGCTTAGTGAGAAAAAATACGATTTTGGTCTCTCCCCAGGTAAGGTGTGTGTTTCGACATTGGGATGACTGACAACCGTGGAACAGGAGTCCTCATCAAACAGGAGCTCTCTAAGCActacaattcagaaaaaaaaaaaaaaaaaaaaaaaaaaaaaaaaaaaaaaaaaaaaaaaaaaaaaagctaaaaagcaAGTGACTGCTATTGCCAGTAACTTACGAGAAACATTATTCTGATCCTATGGGGGTACAACAACGACATTTTCAGGAGCTCAAGAAAACTGCTAGGCACCACAAGGAGGACCAGGTAAGCACAGTTAGCTGTTACCCTAGAGGACACAAGACAGGTACAAGTCTTTTCACACATGTGAATTTCAAAGAGCATGCTTGAAAGGATGCTACAGAGGTGCAACAGTTGAGGTAGAAATGTCAGCTTCATGGTTTTACCTCAGAAAATCAACTGACCAAATATCAAATAAACTGCTATAATCTCAACGTAAATGATGCAGCTGAGCCCCTTAACATTTTCATTAGTGTTGAgtgaaaaggaaattaa
This window of the Polyodon spathula isolate WHYD16114869_AA chromosome 7, ASM1765450v1, whole genome shotgun sequence genome carries:
- the LOC121318190 gene encoding leucine-rich repeat-containing protein 4-like translates to MCHIMNLLWQVTVHRTWNASLLFVVYLMVRTWSLCAASAGPQSCPSVCSCSNQFSKVVCTRRSLREVPQGIPSNTRYLNLMENNIQMIQADTFRNLHHLEVLQLGRNSIRQIEVGAFNGLTSLNTLELFDNRLTVIPSGAFEYLSKLRELWLRNNPIESIPSYAFNRVPSLMRLDLGELRKLEYISEGAFEGLYNLKYLNLGMCNIREMPNLNPLVGLEELEMSENLFPEIKPGSFQGLKSLKKLWIMNSQINLIERNAFDDLTALVELNLAHNNLTSLPHDLFSPLRYLIELHLHHNPWNCDCDIVWLSWWLREYIPTNSTCCGRCHSPPYMRGKYLVEVERSTFQCSAPFIVDAPRDLNISEERVAELKCRTASMSSVRWLLPNGTILSHGSNHPRISVLNDGTLNFSRVLLKDTGIYTCMVTNVAGNSNASSYLNVSTAELNTSNLSYFTTVTVEIVEPTSEDIPPKIKAVTTPSTEYKPAFISTPTVLLQNTKTPKQVSVLTSNGTERPPASLDEVMKTTKIIIGCFVAVTLLAAVMLIVFYKLRKRHQLRSTVAAARTIEIIQVDEDVPTAASATGIPGEGPVVLPTIHDHMNYNTYKPAHGVHWTENSIGNSLHTTASTITTIHEPYIIQTHTKEKVQETQI